In Macaca fascicularis isolate 582-1 chromosome X, T2T-MFA8v1.1, one DNA window encodes the following:
- the FOXO4 gene encoding forkhead box protein O4 isoform X1 codes for MDPGNENSATEAAAVIDLDPDFEPQSRPRSCTWPLPRPEIANQPSETPEVEPGLGEKVHTEGRSEPILLPSRLPEPAGGPQPGILGAVTGPRKGGSRRNAWGNQSYAELISQAIESAPEKRLTLAQIYEWMVRTVPYFKDKGDSNSSAGWKNSIRHNLSLHSKFIKVHNEATGKSSWWMLNPEGGKSGKAPRRRAASMDSSSKLLRGRSKAPKKKPPVLPAPPEGATPTSPAGHFAKWSGSPCSRNREEADMWTTFRPRSSSNASTVSTRLSPLRPESEVLAEEIPASVSSYAGGVPPTLNEGLELLDGLNLTSSHSLLSRSGLSGFSLQHPGVAGPLHTYSSSLFSPAEGPLSAGEGCFSSSQALEALLTSDTPPPPADVLMTQVDPILSQAPTLLLLGGLPSSSKLATGVGLCPKPLEAPGPSSLVPTLSMIAPPPVMASAPIPKALGTPVLTPPTEAASQDRMPQDLDLDMYMENLECDMDNIISDLMDEGEGLDFNFEPDP; via the exons ATGGATCCGGGGAATGAGAATTCAGCCACAGAGGCTGCCGCGGTCATAGACCTCGATCCCGACTTCGAACCCCAGAGCCGTCCCCGCTCCTGCACCTGGCCCCTTCCCCGACCTGAGATCGCTAACCAGCCGTCCGAGACGCCCGAGGTGGAGCCAGGTCTGGGGGAAAAGGTACACACGGAGGGGCGCTCAGAGCCGATCCTGTTGCCCTCCCGGCTCCCAGAGCCGGCCGGGGGCCCCCAGCCCGGAATCCTGGGGGCTGTAACAGGTCCTCGGAAGGGAGGCTCCCGCCGGAATGCCTGGGGAAATCAGTCATATGCAGAACTCATCAGCCAGGCCATTGAAAGCGCCCCGGAGAAGCGACTGACACTTGCCCAGATCTACGAGTGGATGGTCCGTACTGTACCCTACTTCAAGGACAAGGGTGACAGCAACAGCTCAGCAGGATGGAAG AACTCGATCCGCCACAACCTGTCCCTGCACAGCAAGTTCATCAAGGTTCACAACGAGGCCACTGGCAAAAGCTCTTGGTGGATGCTGAACCCTGAGGGAGGCAAGAGCGGCAAGGCCCCTCGCCGCCGGGCCGCCTCCATGGATAGCAGCAGCAAGCTGCTCCGGGGCCGCAGTAAAGCCCCCAAGAAGAAGCCACCTGTGCTGCCAGCTCCACCCGAAGGTGCCACTCCGACGAGCCCTGCCGGCCACTTTGCCAAGTGGTCAGGCAGCCCTTGCTCTCGAAACCGTGAAGAAGCCGATATGTGGACCACCTTCCGTCCACGAAGCAGTTCAAATGCCAGCACCGTCAGCACCCGGCTGTCCCCCTTGAGGCCAGAGTCTGAGGTGCTGGCGGAGGAAATACCAGCTTCAGTCAGCAGCTATGCAGGGGGTGTCCCTCCCACCCTCAATGAAGGTCTAGAGCTGTTAGATGGGCTCAATCTCACCTCATCCCATTCCCTGCTATCTCGGAGTGGTCTCTCTGGCTTCTCTTTGCAGCATCCTGGGGTTGCCGGCCCCTTACACACCTACAGCAGCTCTCTTTTCAGCCCAGCAGAGGGGCCCCTGTCAGCAGGAGAAGGGTGCTTCTCCAGCTCCCAGGCTCTGGAGGCCCTGCTCACCTCTGATACGCCACCACCCCCTGCTGACGTCCTCATGACCCAGGTAGATCCCATTCTGTCCCAGGCTCCTACTCTTCTGTTGCTGGGGGGGCTTCCTTCCTCCAGTAAGCTGGCCACGGGTGTCGGCCTGTGTCCCAAGCCCCTAGAGGCTCCAGGCCCCAGCAGTCTGGTTCCCACCCTTTCTATGATAGCACCACCTCCAGTCATGGCAAGTGCCCCCATCCCCAAGGCTCTAGGGACGCCTGTGCTCACACCCCCTACTGAAGCTGCAAGCCAAGACAGAATGCCTCAGGATCTAGATCTTGATATGTATATGGAGAACCTGGAGTGTGACATGGATAACATCATCAGTGACCTCATGGATGAGGGCGAGGGACTGGACTTCAACTTTGAGCCAG ATCCCTGA
- the FOXO4 gene encoding forkhead box protein O4 isoform X2, with protein sequence MLNPEGGKSGKAPRRRAASMDSSSKLLRGRSKAPKKKPPVLPAPPEGATPTSPAGHFAKWSGSPCSRNREEADMWTTFRPRSSSNASTVSTRLSPLRPESEVLAEEIPASVSSYAGGVPPTLNEGLELLDGLNLTSSHSLLSRSGLSGFSLQHPGVAGPLHTYSSSLFSPAEGPLSAGEGCFSSSQALEALLTSDTPPPPADVLMTQVDPILSQAPTLLLLGGLPSSSKLATGVGLCPKPLEAPGPSSLVPTLSMIAPPPVMASAPIPKALGTPVLTPPTEAASQDRMPQDLDLDMYMENLECDMDNIISDLMDEGEGLDFNFEPDP encoded by the exons ATGCTGAACCCTGAGGGAGGCAAGAGCGGCAAGGCCCCTCGCCGCCGGGCCGCCTCCATGGATAGCAGCAGCAAGCTGCTCCGGGGCCGCAGTAAAGCCCCCAAGAAGAAGCCACCTGTGCTGCCAGCTCCACCCGAAGGTGCCACTCCGACGAGCCCTGCCGGCCACTTTGCCAAGTGGTCAGGCAGCCCTTGCTCTCGAAACCGTGAAGAAGCCGATATGTGGACCACCTTCCGTCCACGAAGCAGTTCAAATGCCAGCACCGTCAGCACCCGGCTGTCCCCCTTGAGGCCAGAGTCTGAGGTGCTGGCGGAGGAAATACCAGCTTCAGTCAGCAGCTATGCAGGGGGTGTCCCTCCCACCCTCAATGAAGGTCTAGAGCTGTTAGATGGGCTCAATCTCACCTCATCCCATTCCCTGCTATCTCGGAGTGGTCTCTCTGGCTTCTCTTTGCAGCATCCTGGGGTTGCCGGCCCCTTACACACCTACAGCAGCTCTCTTTTCAGCCCAGCAGAGGGGCCCCTGTCAGCAGGAGAAGGGTGCTTCTCCAGCTCCCAGGCTCTGGAGGCCCTGCTCACCTCTGATACGCCACCACCCCCTGCTGACGTCCTCATGACCCAGGTAGATCCCATTCTGTCCCAGGCTCCTACTCTTCTGTTGCTGGGGGGGCTTCCTTCCTCCAGTAAGCTGGCCACGGGTGTCGGCCTGTGTCCCAAGCCCCTAGAGGCTCCAGGCCCCAGCAGTCTGGTTCCCACCCTTTCTATGATAGCACCACCTCCAGTCATGGCAAGTGCCCCCATCCCCAAGGCTCTAGGGACGCCTGTGCTCACACCCCCTACTGAAGCTGCAAGCCAAGACAGAATGCCTCAGGATCTAGATCTTGATATGTATATGGAGAACCTGGAGTGTGACATGGATAACATCATCAGTGACCTCATGGATGAGGGCGAGGGACTGGACTTCAACTTTGAGCCAG ATCCCTGA